TGGTCCAATGttacattatattattattgttgatgttaTTAGTTTTGAATGTACGATTAAAAGTGATCACATAATTAACTTCATTGACTTTTATAATTTGAtgatataaaaatcatatataaccAACTCAAAGGACATCTCATATTTACACTGtaatgaataaaagaatgattaatattaaaaaatattagtactaataataataataatcatattattatgATGAATAAGAATAATTGTCTTGGGAGAAGGTAAGGATTGATTCCATTTATCAATATTGCAAGACATTGATTGAAAAGATGTTGGAGGCTAGTTTAGTGAATTCAAACCTCGAGGACCCAACCATTTGGACTCATGTACCTTGTCGGTCCAATATGGTTTGTAGCCTTGTTAAGGTTTCTGATTCAAGTTGGTGGTGTTTGGAGTACTCCCATTAATACTCATCTTCTCCTCATCAAAgctatataatttatatatatatatatatatatatatacacatcaaTCACCTCTTTGACTATATACATatctaattatattaattaatgccACCAATGAAAAGGCTAGCCATGAGATaggaaataaacaaattaaagtgAATAGTAAGTGGATTAAgcttttgtattaatttaatcaatgtgtttttttaatcaagaataagaacaagagtGAATAGTGGAGCAAGTGCAATCTAGAAAAGATAGCACcatagaaagaaagagaataacattaaggaataaaaaaacttaatcagAGTCCAAGACTATAATCAACATGAGTTTGCATGAAACAATTTATGGATAAGTAGGGGTGATGAATGAGTTAACCCGAAGAAGACATAAACTTAACAAATAGGCACAAATATTTTATAGGAAAGATTCTATCATTTAGATGAAGACATTAATTTTCCTCATATGCTTTAGTTTCTATTTAAGGCAGTTGACAACTAGCCAAGGAAACCActgtatattttaaaagaaaaggtgGTGTCCTCTATGACGATGCCTTCCAATCTTATCTCCTCCTTGGAAGAAGACAAGGGTTACTCTCTCTAAAATTGTTCACAAGTAAGGGCCCCATATTTAAAGTCACTGTTAAACTATATATGTATACAGTATACATAGATTAAGAGGGGACAAAACTCTCCATTTGTGTTTCTAGGAAGGGCTTTGACTTGAGAGAGTGTGAGACAGTGAGagtgaaagaaagagagagagagagagagagataaaaagTAAATGCTTTTAAGAGAAATGAAAAGCACCTCTCCTTTGTTGAAGACATTGATATAAGAGAGGTGGAGGTGGTGAGAGTGCTAGCTCTCCTTCATTAGGATTTAGGACCACTCTTTATAGACAGAGAGAGAAAGGCATGCATTTATGGAGCTTGTTTCAAGTTCAGTTCTGAAACTAGAGTTAATGCCATTGTAGCTAGACAAGCCAACCATTCTCATTAACTACTAGTTCATCCCAAAAAGTAATGCATATAAATCTCTTCACTTCAAAGTGCCATTGTGTTTGATAGTACTACTGTGAGTGAAAAGTTCAGTGCAATGGAAGGCCAAAAGAGAGTTTTTCTGTTATCTTTTCTCAACCTTGTTGTTTATATCACCGGTGAAAACACGGCGGTGGACCGACAAGTCTTCGACCGTATAACGGCACTTCCCGGCCAGCCGGAGGTGTCATTTTCACAGTTTTCAGGCTATGTCACTGTGAACAAGAAGCATGGAAGAGATCTCTTCTATTGGCTCACTGAGGCTGTTTCTCATTCTTCTGAGAAGCCATTAGTTCTCTGGCTCAATGGAGGTTagtctctctctatctctctctctttctcattcttatgattaattaattgttctttaattaatatttatagtcatgttaagtatttaattaatatttatataagttCATCATATGGACTTTCactgcttttttttctttgtttttttctttcatatcaTGGAGAGACAATATTGTGACCACTGTAGTATATAGGTAATGTGTGTGCATGATGAGAAAGAGAAGTGGATGTCACTGttcatgaagtttttttttaaaaaaatattatttatttttattgaaaaatgggGGGAAAATAATGGTTGATggtttccattattttttttttaaaataaatctggTTTTTAAGGACTAATTGATGCCAAAATGATGAGCAGGTTCACAATAACTAGCATAATAAATACATTAGAATGAGTTGCCACGTGTCATGCCAGCGTGGCAGAGTGGGAGGCAGACAAAGTGGATGATGCTTCGCATTCCACAAAGGATTCAAAAgctaaaaaaagtttttttcccactttttattttatatcttttattaaaCTGTTTTTCTTTCCTATGCAACCCCCAGAAAGCTTCGTAATTACATAAATGAGGTTGTGTTATTCAAGGGGGCATATGCAAAAAGAATTAAGCCTTTTTGGTTACACTTTAGACACTGCTGCACAACATGGCAGTGGATCATGTGACCAGATTATTATTCCCTGCAAAATTAGGTACAAAAGATCCAACTTATATTTTTCTGCTTATTTTATTTAGCTTCAACTTTTGAATCTCAAAATCAGTGATGTGATCAACTTCTACATATCAAGATTAATTCAGACTTGCCAACaatttcatcaacattttcatatatatattaagcatGGTCCCCCACTGATTTGTAAGAAAAGAGGATGACAAAGTTCATGTGAGAGTAGAGAATTTTATTCTTCTGCAACTGCTATGCCAAAGAGTGTGGCAGGCATTGAACAATTGTTTTGTAGACAATGGAGTGTTTTTGACATGATAATCAGAGTTGCCAGCAAAACTTGAGCAAACAAACAACACAAGTGCAGTGTTACTTTTGGTTCACAAGCCTTTTCATGCctacttttttttctcctttgtcCTATGAAGCTCTGTGCACAATGCTGAGCACTGGAATGAGTGCTCcttcttcctatctttgttCCTTTTGTTCCTTTTGTTCCTTTTGTTCTGTGTTTTGACTTGTTCCTATGTGACTTGTGAGTTTTCTGCATTTGTTTTATCATCTATgatctatcttttcttttcttttcttttattttaattgcatgCGCCATTGCCATCTTCCATGAATCTTCAAAAGCTttgcatttctttctttttgtttttataaaagttaACAGATAAAAAGTACAGTAGTTAACTGGTATTATTtatagaagataaaaaaaaaagaagaagatgctaacttattttttaacatataatgataaatatatcattaaattatttgttcAAATTCTCTGAATCAGGTCCTGGTTGCTCATCAGTGGCTTATGGAGCATCAGAAGAAATTGGACCTTTTAGAATCAACAAGACTGGTTCTGTTCTTTATCTGAACAAATACTCATGGAACAAaggttattattaattatcatcttAATCTTTCTCTTAATAATTACTaggaactcatttatttaatctGTTTTTATATGCACACAGAAGCAAATCTATTGTTTCTTGAATCACCAGCAGGAGTTGGATTCTCATACACAAACACAAGCTCTGATCTCAAGAATTCCGGAGACGAACAAACCGGTAAAATTAGTAACAAGACTCTTACAGTATTAattcactaaaataaaaactaacacATTTTTTTCTGCTGTAATTTCATGGCTCAGCTCAGGATTCTCTAACTTTCATGATTCAATGGATGATGAGGTTCCCTCAATACAAGTATAGAGATTTCTACATTGCAGGAGAAAGCTATGCTGGTATTCTCTTATCCTATCTACTTTCATTTAGTGTGATTTATTGtgtaattaatttatgatttcaTCTCTAAAGGTCACTATGTCCCTCAATTAGcaaagaaaatacatgaatacaACAAAGGTCTTTCTCATCCATTCATCAATCTCAAGGGCTTCCTAGTGAGTAcattatttgatttgaagattTCTTGTATCAGTTAATTATAACATgagtatatacacacacactaaatatatgtttgtttcaTCAGGTTGGCAATGCTGTAATAGATAATTACTATGACAACATCGGCACTGTTTCTTACTGGTGGACACACTCGATGATTTCAGACAAGACTTATAAATCCATCCTTTCTTCATGCAACTTCAAGAACACGAAAAACTCGAAAGAATGTGATCATGCCATAAATTATGCAATGAATCATGAGTTCGGTGACATTGATCAGTATAGCATTTACACACCATCTTGCATTGCTGCTGCAAACTCTAGTAATAACCGGTCAATGAGGCTGAAGAACACACTCATTCGCCGGAGGTCCTATGGTTATGATCCTTGCACAGAGAACTATGCGGAGAAGTACTATAATCGGCCAGAGGTTCAGAAGGCAATGCATGCAAATATCACCGGAATTCCATACAAATGGACTGCTTGCAGGTCTCTAGCTTTAATCTAAACTCAACATGCTTAcagtgtgcgtgtgtgtgtgtgtgtgtgtcactGAACTTTGATTGGAATCCTGCAGTGATTTGCTAATCAAGGCATGGACAGACTCAGAATTCTCTATGCTTCCAACATACAAGGAATTAATTACTGCTGGACTTCGAATTTGGGTATTCAGGTGAGCTAAACAAAAACTGATACACATTGCTGTATTTCTGAACTTGAAgatgaaaaaataattgattgaaTTTGATTGATGGATCATAGCGGCGACACGGATTCGGTTGTTCCTGTTACTGCCACAAGGTTCTCAATTGGACAT
This window of the Dioscorea cayenensis subsp. rotundata cultivar TDr96_F1 unplaced genomic scaffold, TDr96_F1_v2_PseudoChromosome.rev07_lg8_w22 25.fasta BLBR01000223.1, whole genome shotgun sequence genome carries:
- the LOC120253852 gene encoding serine carboxypeptidase 24; the encoded protein is MEGQKRVFLLSFLNLVVYITGENTAVDRQVFDRITALPGQPEVSFSQFSGYVTVNKKHGRDLFYWLTEAVSHSSEKPLVLWLNGGPGCSSVAYGASEEIGPFRINKTGSVLYLNKYSWNKEANLLFLESPAGVGFSYTNTSSDLKNSGDEQTAQDSLTFMIQWMMRFPQYKYRDFYIAGESYAGHYVPQLAKKIHEYNKGLSHPFINLKGFLVGNAVIDNYYDNIGTVSYWWTHSMISDKTYKSILSSCNFKNTKNSKECDHAINYAMNHEFGDIDQYSIYTPSCIAAANSSNNRSMRLKNTLIRRRSYGYDPCTENYAEKYYNRPEVQKAMHANITGIPYKWTACSDLLIKAWTDSEFSMLPTYKELITAGLRIWVFSGDTDSVVPVTATRFSIGHLNLTVKIPWYPWYAGRQVGGWTEVYEGVTFASVRGAGHEVPLIQPRRAFMLFKSFLADKPLPKS